The region CCAAACCAGCCCATCTGAAAACTGGCCGCTGGCCCCGAATGCGCAGGTGGTGTCGCTGGTGGAAGGCGTGCGTGGCCCGGTGATGGTGGCGCTGGAAACCGATGCCAGCGGTCAACTCCTCCACGCCAAGGTGCAAGACCCGAGTCTGGCCAACTGGTTTGGCCTGGCCTTTGCGCTGCGCAAGCAACAAATCTCGGACTTTCCGATTTGCAACAAGAGTTTTGATCTCTCGTACTGCGGCAACGATTTATAGATTCACCATGTTCCAATCCCTCGCCGTCCGCAAAGCCCAAGGCACGCAATTCATCCGCGACCTGCGTGCCGCCCAACCTGGCGGCTTTCGCGGCAAACCCCTCATTTCCGACCAGACTTGTGCACCAAACTGCCGCCTATGCCAGGAAGTGTGTCCGTCTAACGCTATCGAATTAAAAGCAGACCACGCAGATGCCGTCGCCATCGACCTGGGTCGCTGCGTACTGTGTGGCGACTGCGCCCCGGTGTGCCCCAGCCAGAAACTGAGCTTCAACAACGATGTGAAGCTATCGGCCACCACGCGCCAAGGCCTGGTGGTGACCGCCGCACGGCCCCACATTGACCCGGTGGTGATGTCGGCTGAATTGCACCAGCGTTTTGGCCGTTCACTGAAATTACGCTCGGTGTCGGCGGGCGGTTGTAATGGCTGCGAAATGGAAGTCAACGCCCTGTCCAACGTCAACTTCGACCTGGGTCGTTACGGCATCGACATCGTTGCCAGCCCGCGTCACGCCGACGGCCTGGTGCTCACCGGCCCCATCAGCCGCAACATGATGGCCGCCCTGCAAATCTGCTGGGAAGCGATTCCCGAGCCCAAACTGGTGATCGCCGTAGGCGCCTGCGCGATTTCAGGCGGGGTGTTTGCCGACAGTGAAGCCATTGGACGCGAGTTTCTGGACAAATACCCGCCCAGCCTCTACGTGCCCGGCTGCCCGGTGCATCCACTGACCTTCATCAGCGGAGTGATGGATTTGCTGGGGATTGCCTGAGAGATGATGGCTTGCCGTTGAAAGTCGACTTTGTCCCTGTGATTTGCGGATTCAGGTCAGGTTACGCTGGCTTTGACCTGATTTAAAGCCAAAATTTGCCGCTATAATATCAAGCTCGGTTAGCAACTAAAAGGGAATTTAGCTCAGCTGGTAGAGCAGCGGACTCTTAATCCGTCGGTCGAGAGTTCGAATCTCTCAGTTCCCACCAAGTTACATCGAAGCTCCGGCTTTCTCCGAATCTTGTTCTTAGCTCAAACTGTCCACATATTGGGTAGATTGATCAGATAAATATGAGACCCCATCGTCTAGAGGCCTAGGACATCACCCTTTCACGGTGAGTACCGGGGTTCGAATCCCCGTGGGGTCGCCAGTTTCATCTGTGGATGAACTTGGCACTGTGAGTGCAGTTTGTAACTATCAGGAGTGGTAGTTCAGTTGGTTAGAATATCGGCCTGTCACGCCGGGGGTCGCGGGTTCGAGTCCCGTCCACTCCGCCAAATAAAAGCCTACCATTTAAAAGTGGTAGGCTTTTTTTGCGTCAAATCTATCCGCAATTTCCATCGATTGCTCAAATCAAAGCGGATCCAGCATTTTTATTGCATTACAAATGCAGTGTGAGTGCATCTTGTCTTTATCCCCTGCGCCGCTCCATTTTTTCTTCTTCGTAATAACGCGCTTTGGATTCATACATGGACTTGTCAGCCAA is a window of Rhodoferax lithotrophicus DNA encoding:
- a CDS encoding 4Fe-4S dicluster domain-containing protein — encoded protein: MFQSLAVRKAQGTQFIRDLRAAQPGGFRGKPLISDQTCAPNCRLCQEVCPSNAIELKADHADAVAIDLGRCVLCGDCAPVCPSQKLSFNNDVKLSATTRQGLVVTAARPHIDPVVMSAELHQRFGRSLKLRSVSAGGCNGCEMEVNALSNVNFDLGRYGIDIVASPRHADGLVLTGPISRNMMAALQICWEAIPEPKLVIAVGACAISGGVFADSEAIGREFLDKYPPSLYVPGCPVHPLTFISGVMDLLGIA